The Limisphaerales bacterium genome includes the window CCACGGCTGGACGCTCAAGGGGCGCCCAACGATGACAGTCGTCGCCGGAAAAATTGTGTGGCGCGAAAGTGGCGTTGCGGCGTAAACTTAACGCATCGAAATTAACCCTAAACCCAAAAGGTTTTGAACATGAAAAAAGTAATCGCATTAACAACCTTGTTTGCCTTGAGCCTCAGCCTTACCGCCGGCGAAGGTTGGCTAACCAACATTGAAAAAGCCAAAGAAACAGCTAAAAAAGAAGGTAAAACTGTGCTCGTGGAGTTCACCGGCTCGGACTGGTGCCCACCGTGCAAGGCCTTGAAAAAGAATGTCTTCAACACGGATGAGTTCAAGGCATACGCCAAAAAGAACCTCGTGTTGGTGGAGCTGGACTTCCCTCGCGACAAAACAAAGGTGACCAAAGAACAGGCGGCTTATAACCGCGAGCAAGCGAAAGCATTCTCGATCCGCGGCTATCCGACCATCATTTTGATGGATGCTGAAGGAAAAGAACTCACCAAGAAAGTGGGTTACGGCCGCACCTCAGCCGCGAAGTACATTGAGTCGTTGAAGAAAGCGGCCAAATAACTGCAAGCGAATTCACGGCGCGACCTTCGGGTCGCGCCTTTTTTGTGTCACCGCTTGACGGGGTGGCGGACGCTCCCTAGACTCGCGCGGCTTCACGGCCCACCCAACAAAATGGCAATCCTCGCTCTCGAAGACGGAACAGTTTTTCATGGCCAAGGTTTTGGCGCGCACGCCACGGCCTGTGGTGAAGTATGTTTTAATACATCGATGACGGGCTACCAGGAAATCCTCACGGACCCATCATACAAAGGGCAGATTGTGACGATGACTTATCCGGAGATCGGCAATTACGGCGTGAACCCGGACGATATCGAAAGCTATCAGCCGCATGTCTCCGGCTTTGTGGTGCGCGAGCTTTCGCCGGTGGTGAGCAATTGGCGCGCGAGGCAGTCGCTCGATGACTACCTGAAAGAAAACGGTATCCCCGGCATGGAAGGCATCGACACACGCGCGCTCACCAAAAAACTCCGGGTGCGCGGCGCTATGAATGGCGTGATTTCGACTGAAGTAATTTCAGAAGCCGCCGCCAAACAACGAGCCGCCGAATGGCCCGGATTGGTGGGTGCTGACTACGCGAAAGAAGTCACACACGCCGAGGCATTCGATTGGGAGACTCACGAACAATCCAGCGAAGAGTTTGCAATCCCAATCGGGAACGACCCCGCGCCACACCCCCCTGCCCTGCCCCCGGCAGATGTGCCGATTGTGGCGTACGATTTTGGCATCAAATATAATATCCTGCGCTGCCTTCGACGGCATGGTTTCCGGGTGCACGTTGTACCCGCGAGCACGACCGCGGAAGCAGTGTTGAAGCTCAACCCTGCCGGCGTATTCCTTTCCAACGGCCCGGGAGATCCTGCTGCACTGGATTATGCGGTGAAAGCAGTGGCCGATTTAGTACGTCACGGAATCCCTATTTTCGGCATTTGCCTCGGCCATCAAATCCTCGGACAGGCATTAGGCGGCAGCACCTTCAAACTCAAGTTCGGCCATCGCGGGGCAAATCAACCGGTGAAAGATTTGGAATCGGGTCAGATCGAGATTACCTCCCAAAACCATGGTTTTGCAGTGGATTCTTTGACACTTCCCGAAGAAATTCAAGCCGACCGCATCAATCTCAACGATCAAACCATTGAGGGGTTGCGCCACCGTTCCAAGCCAATTTTCAGTGTGCAATACCACCCCGAAGCTTCGCCGGGCCCCCATGATTCCAACGGACTATTCGGTCGTTTCCGGGAAATGACCACCCAAGCCTAATTGCTTGACACCACTGAATAAGTTAGTAAGTTCGACAGACCCGACCGTTAGGGTAGCATGTTTCGAGGCATGGCTACGCTGTTATACATCATCACCGAAGGGATCCAAGGCGGTCCATTCGAGTTAACCGAAGGGACTCACATTCTTGGGTCCGCTGAAGGGTCTTCTATTTTCATTTCAGATTCCACCATCTCTGCGCAACACGGACAGTTCACCATTACTGACGGACAGATTGTCTATCAGGATTTGGGTTCCCAAAATGGCAGCTTCGTGGAGCAACAGCCCGTCACTTCTGTGACTCTCGTGGCGGGCCACATCATTCAAGTCGGAAACATACACGTGCAGTTGGTTGATGACCCGAATGTGCTTGAATCGATGAAACGGGAAACCGCTGTCATACAAACCGGCCCCAAAGCAATCCAGCCTGGCGACTTTGGTGGCAGTGAGGAAGTGAAATCACCCTTCCAAGCCAAGAAATCCGGTTGGGTAAAAATTTACATTATCGCCATCACCATCATTGGGGTCTTGGCTGTGGGAGCACTCATCATGCTACTTTTCTTCCCGCAAGTGCTTAGCCCTTCCTCATAACCAAAAGGGCACCATCAAAATACAAAGGGTTGCACTTTCGCCGCCAATCCGTATTGATATCCGCCGCGTGGATGACACTAATCAATTAATCGAGCAACGCCGCGAAAATCTGGCTGCCTTGAATGAAGCGGGCATCAACCCCTTTGCCAACAAATTTATCCCCAGCGAAAGCTGCGGTGACGCCAAGGCCAATTATACCGAAGATCGCATCGTGGCGGTGGCCGGCCGTCTTGTTTCCAAGCGTGAAATGGGGAAAACAATTTTTGCGCACATTCGCGACGTTTCGGGCACCCTCCAGCTCTTCATTCGCAAAAATGATATTGGTGACGAGGCATTCGCGATGTTTAAGGGGCTAGACCTCGCAGATTTCGTGGGCGCAAATGGCGCGATGTTTACGACCAAAACCGGCGAAATCAGCGTCAAAATGACTGACTTTGTCGTGCTCGCCAAAGCCCTGCGCCCCCCGCCCGACAAATGGCACGGACTCGCCGATCAAGAAACGCGTTATCGCCAACGCTATCTCGACCTCATCGCCAATGACCAAGTGCGCGACACGTTCCTCAAGCGCAGTGCTATCCTTCACGAGATTCGAAACTTCATGGCCGAGCGCGGGTTTGTGGAAGTAGAAACACCAATCCTGCAAAACATCCCCGGCGGGGCCGCAGCGCGACCTTTTGTGACGCATCACAACACATTTAACCGCGATTTTTTCATGCGCATTGCACTGGAGCTTTCATTGAAAAAACTGCTCGTGGGTGGCATCGACCGCGTGTTCGAGATTGGCCGCATCTTTCGCAACGAAGGTATTTCGCGCCGACACAATCCAGAATTCACGATGCTCGAAGCCTATCAAGCGTACGGCGATTACGAGACGATGATGGAATTGCTCCAATCGATGATTTGTCATCTCGCCGAGAAGGTGCGCGGCACATTGGTCATCGAACAAAAAGACGAGGAAGGCAACGTCACGCAAACAATCGACCTCACCCCCGATTGGCGTCGGGCGAAGTATAAGGATTTGATCCGCGAAAAAGCCGGCGACGACTGGTTTGATCTCACCCCCGACAAACGCCGTGCGCGTGCCACCGAGGAGTTGAAAATTGAAACCGACCCCGATGAACAGGATTTTGAAGTGACCAATGCTGTCTTCGAAAAGCTCGTCGAACCAACGCTCATTCAACCCACCTTCGTGACGCATCTCCCCAAAGAACTCGTACCACTCGCCAAGCTTTCCCCCGATGAACCCGATTGCGTCGAGGTGTTCGAATGCTGCATCAATGGCCAGGAAATTGCCCCCGCGTACACCGAACAAAATAACCCCATCGAACAACGTGAGCGCCTCCAGCAACAAGCCGGTGGCGAACAGCAAAAGCTTGATGAAGATTTCTTAACCGCCCTCGAACACGGAATGCCCCCCGCCGGCGGCATCGGCATCGGCATCGATCGCCTCTGCATTATGCTCCTCGGCCAGGAAAGCATCCGCGACGTGATCCTCTTCCCGCAACTCAAGCCACGTGAGGAATAGGTTAATAAGGCAGGGCGTGTTCTCCGAGCGCGCCAAGGCGGTTTTGGAGAAACCGCCCTACCCTAACGCCCCCCAATTCATCGGCGCATTCAAATCAATCCGCGGCACCTCCGCGCTTACACTCTCCGGATATTTCTGCGCCGCGCCGGTATTGAAAATTAACACGCGATCCTTCAGCTTCACCTTCCCCTGCCCCATCAACTGATCCAACACCCCGAGGCAAACTGAAGTCTCCGGACACACGGCAATGCCCTCCATAGAATTCGCCAGCTGCATCCATTTCGAAATATCCCCCTCCGGCGCGCTCATCGCCATGCCGCCACTTTCACGCACGGCATCGAGGATCATAAAATCCCCCACCGCCTGTGGCACGCGCAACCCACTCGCAATCGTCGCCGCATTCGCCACGCGCTTGGCGTGACGCGCCCCCGTTCTAAACGCCTTTACAATCGGGGCACAGCCATCGCTTTGGCAGGCAACCATCTTCGGCCGCTTGCCGCTTTTCAGCCAACCCAACGCCTCCAACTCGGCGAATGCTTTCCACATTCCAATCAACCCCGTGCCGCCGCCGGTGGGGTACAAAATCCAATCCGGCAGCTCCCATTCAAACTGCTCGGCCAACTCCAGCCCCATTGTCTTTTTGCCTTCGATCCGATACGGCTCCTTCAACGTCGACACATCAAACCAGCCCATCGCCTCCGCCCCTTCGCGCACCAGCCGCCCGCAGTCATCAATCAACCCATCCACCGCAAACACCCTCGCACCGTGCAGCAGACATTCTTTTTGGTTAATCAAGGGCGTGTCCTCCGGCATAAAAACAAAACACTCCATCCCCGCCCGCGCCGCATACGCCGCTAACGCGCCACCGGCATTACCTGCCGTCGGCGCGGCGACTCGTTTAATGCCTAACTCTTTAGCCATCGTCACCGCCATAGCCATCCCACGCGCCTTGAAGCTTCCAGTCGGCAAACGGCTTTCGTCTTTGATCAACAAATTCTCTAAACCAAACTCCGCGCCCAATCGTTTGGCGGGAAGAATAGGCGTGATGGTTTCCGTAAGCGAAACAATGCTCGCCGGATCATCCATCGGTAACAATTCCAAATAACGCCAAAGCGTGGGCGGTCGGCCAAAGAGCGCCTTTTTCGGAAACTCTTTTTTCACCAAATCCAAATCGTACCGCACCCAAAGCGGTCGCTGACAGCGCGTGCACAATCCGTGCACCTCGCCCGCGGGATATTCCGTGCCACAATCAGCACACTCCAAATGCGTCACAAACGGCATTCGCGAAGAAACCCTATTTAGGCGTACGCCGTCAAGGATGTCAGCAACATGCCGTGCACACACCATGAACATCCATGCTGCGATGCAAGCTTGAATCCGCATTCCCAATTCAGGCACAGTCCCCTCCGTTATGGCGCGGAAAATTCGTATGGGCTTTATCGGTGTCGGCTCGATGGGCTTCAGTCATTTACAGCTATTCCACAAGGATTGCGGTAAACAAGCTGAAGCCGTCGCCCTCTCCGCCCGCGATGCCGGACGCATCCAACGTGCCAAGACGATCGCGCCAGAAATGACGCTCTTCAAAAACGAAAAAGACCTCATCCAAAGCGACCTCGACGCCGTAGTGATCTCTTCACCCAACTTCACCCACGTGCCACTCGCGCTAGCAGCTCTCAAAACGGACAAACATGTTTTCCTGGAGAAACCCATCGGTATCACCTCCGCCGAATGCCAAAAACTCCTGCGCGCCTCGCAGCGTAGCGACCGGGTGCTAATGATCGGCCATGAGCTACGCTACTCACCGTATTTTGCAAAATTTAAAACGCTGATCGACGGCGGTGCGATTGGCACGCCGCGGATGACCTGGTGCAAAGAATTTCGCGGGCCATTCCAACCCAAAAGTCGCGATTGGATTCAAGACCGCCGGAAAAGCGGCGGTTGCCTCGTGGACAAAAATTGCCATCATTTTGATTTAATGAATTGGTGGCTCGGCGCGCGCCCCAAACGCGTGTGCGCTTTCGGCAGCAACGCCGTCAACCGCGTCATCCCCGACCCCAACCAAGCGCACGACCACGCGACCGTTAGTTGGGAATACGACAATGGCGCGAAAGGCACACTGCACCTCAGCCTCTTCGCCCACGAACCGCCCAAGGAAACCCTCGAGATGGGCATCGTTGGCGACGCCGGCGTTTTGCAAACCGACCTCGACAACCTGAAAATTCTCCACTGGAAAAAAGGCCACGACAAACCGCGCGCCATTTCCGTAAAAGCCAAGCGCGGCATCGGCTGGGGCGGCCATTTAGGGTTTGCCGAAATGCATCCCGCGTTCATTCGTGCCATTCGGAAAAACGAAACACCGCTGACTTCCGTGGCGAACACCCTCGATGGATCGCTGCTGGCAATTGCCGCTGAGGAATCCATTCGAAAAAAACAAACCATCACCATTAAATAAATGAGCAACCATCCCATCACCGAGCAACTCCTCAACGGCGCCCTCATCCGCGAACCCGTTGGCAACGAACAAGGCTATTGGTCCGGCGCACCCGGTTGGACTTGGGACCAAACCGACCAAGCCGCTTATGTGTGCTACCGCATCCGCCGCCCACGCGAGGTGGAACCGGATCGTGGCGGCGAATCGCGCATCGCCAAGACGACAGACTTTGAGAATTTCGAAGACGTGTGGGCCGTGCAAAAGAGCGATTACAATTCCGCTTCCATCGAAAAGAGCACCCTCAAACGCGGCTCTGACGGGCAATGGCGCTATTTTACCAGCTACGTTGCACCCGAAGACGGCCGTTGGTGCACCACGATCAACACGGCTGAAAACATCGAAGCACTTGATCCCGCAAACACGAAGCGACTTTTCACCGCCACCGATCTTGGCCTCGAAGGCGTGAAAGATCCGTGGCTGATGGAAGTAGATGGCACGTATTATTTATATCTCAGCGTCGCCATCAACACCGCCACCACCAGCGACAGCTCGCACGAATCACTAGATATTTTCAATACCGGCGAATGCAAAAGCGCCACCGCGTTGGCCGCTTCCACCGATCTCGATAATTGGGATTGGCAGGGCATCGTCCTCCAACCCGAAGGCGACACTGCGTGGGACAAATACTGCCGCCGCATCAACAGCGTGCTGCCACTCGATGGGAAATATTACGCCTTCTACGACGGCAGCGAAGGCCACCACCAAAACTACGAAGAACGCACCGGAATCGCCGTTTCGGATGATTTGAGAAATTGGGAAATCTTAACGCCCGATGCGCCTTGCATCACCAGCCCGCACACCACCGGCTCGCTGCGTTACATCGACGCCCAACATCACGGCAACGAAATCATTTTCATGCACGAACTCACCCGCGAAAACGGTGCGCACGAGATGCGGTTGACAAAATTTGCGGCGGATGGGTTTTCATTGGAATAAATTTCAGACACAGATTCACAAACTTTTACGAATGAAAAAACCTGTGTCAAATTACTCTGGCAAATCCTTCCCTTTCGTCTCCGGCAAATAAGCGATCGCCACAAGCCCGAGTAAAAAAGTGGTTCCGAGCAAGCTCAGGGCATCTCGAATTGCGAAGCCTTCAATTGATTTGACAATACCGGAAAGAATTAACATTGGCGCCGCAACAATTCGGCCGACATTGAAACAAAAACTTGTGCCCGTCGCCCGCAGGTGATTTGGGAACAATTCCGGAAAATAAACTGCATATCCCGCGTGCATACAGAGTGTGAAAAACCCAAACACCGGCAGCAACCACAACAGTTGATTGTAATTCTGGGGCAAAAAACAAATGACCGGCACCACCAAAAACGCCCCCAAATGGCCGAGAATGAACGCCTTGTGTCGACCGATGCGCGCACAGATTGGCCCGAAAAGCAGCAGCCCAACTCCGGCCCCGGTTGTCTGCACAATGCCATAGGCGAACTTCGATTGCTTGGCCGCCTCTGCCACACTCGCGCCTTCAGCCAGCAACATTTCTTTCGCCAATCCTTGTGTGGCAATGACCACCGCCCAAAAACTCGCCAAGCCCACCGCCGCCAGCATCATCCCCAGCAGCGCGTGCTTGCGCCATTTGGAATGCTTGAACAATTCACGGTAACTGCCCGCATTAGATTTTGAGTTGTCCGCCGCTTTTTTCCAACGTTCAGGTTCTTTCACTGTCGCGCGCACCCACACGACAAGCAGTGCTGGCAAAATGCCAATTAAATAAGCGTACCGCCATTGCGCGCCCACCGCCATTCCGGCCAGGGCGGCCATCCACGTGCCCAACACGCTGGAGGCGTGAAAAATACTGGCAGCGTGCGTGCGAGCGTGTTTGGGGAAAATCTCCGCCACCAAGCTCGCGGCTACTGCCCATTCGCCGCCCACGCCCATCGCCACAAAAAATCGCAGCGCAGCGATCTGCCACAAGTCAGTTGCAAAATAAGTGAGGCCGGAAAAAAGTGAGTAAGTGAGGATGGTCGCAATCATTATCGGCCGTCGCCCATAACGATCGGCCAGCGAACCAAAAAGCAATCCGCCCGCGGTGCCGCCCAGCAGAAACGCGGCGAGAAACCAGTCACCCCACATATCCACTTTTGCCGCGCGCACCTTGTCGTCGGTGATGCCCGAAAGCAAATCGTTAAGCATCTCCCCACGTGTGAGATTGAAGATCTGCCCTTCGTAGACATCAAAAACCCAACCCGCACAAGCGATGACAAGAATCACCCATTGATACCGCGTGATACCACTGTACCAATGTTTGCCAGCGGGTTCTCCCATTATTCCGTTTCCTCTGGGCGTTGGAGGTGAAAGGTGCCGTGATCTTTGGGGCTGCGATAGTTGAACTGCAGTTGATTGGTGGTGCCGCTGCCGTTGTAGTGATAAAGGCCGCCTGCAAGCTTGCCGAGGTCGGCCTCGCCTCGGAATTGATATTGGTGATTAGACTCGGTGACGGTCATATCCAGCCCGTATCCGAAGCTGATGGGCAGGATGCCCCATTTGTACTTGGCGTGAAAGCGCGTGTGATA containing:
- a CDS encoding FHA domain-containing protein, with product MATLLYIITEGIQGGPFELTEGTHILGSAEGSSIFISDSTISAQHGQFTITDGQIVYQDLGSQNGSFVEQQPVTSVTLVAGHIIQVGNIHVQLVDDPNVLESMKRETAVIQTGPKAIQPGDFGGSEEVKSPFQAKKSGWVKIYIIAITIIGVLAVGALIMLLFFPQVLSPSS
- the lysS gene encoding lysine--tRNA ligase, which encodes MDDTNQLIEQRRENLAALNEAGINPFANKFIPSESCGDAKANYTEDRIVAVAGRLVSKREMGKTIFAHIRDVSGTLQLFIRKNDIGDEAFAMFKGLDLADFVGANGAMFTTKTGEISVKMTDFVVLAKALRPPPDKWHGLADQETRYRQRYLDLIANDQVRDTFLKRSAILHEIRNFMAERGFVEVETPILQNIPGGAAARPFVTHHNTFNRDFFMRIALELSLKKLLVGGIDRVFEIGRIFRNEGISRRHNPEFTMLEAYQAYGDYETMMELLQSMICHLAEKVRGTLVIEQKDEEGNVTQTIDLTPDWRRAKYKDLIREKAGDDWFDLTPDKRRARATEELKIETDPDEQDFEVTNAVFEKLVEPTLIQPTFVTHLPKELVPLAKLSPDEPDCVEVFECCINGQEIAPAYTEQNNPIEQRERLQQQAGGEQQKLDEDFLTALEHGMPPAGGIGIGIDRLCIMLLGQESIRDVILFPQLKPREE
- a CDS encoding threonine synthase, whose amino-acid sequence is MPFVTHLECADCGTEYPAGEVHGLCTRCQRPLWVRYDLDLVKKEFPKKALFGRPPTLWRYLELLPMDDPASIVSLTETITPILPAKRLGAEFGLENLLIKDESRLPTGSFKARGMAMAVTMAKELGIKRVAAPTAGNAGGALAAYAARAGMECFVFMPEDTPLINQKECLLHGARVFAVDGLIDDCGRLVREGAEAMGWFDVSTLKEPYRIEGKKTMGLELAEQFEWELPDWILYPTGGGTGLIGMWKAFAELEALGWLKSGKRPKMVACQSDGCAPIVKAFRTGARHAKRVANAATIASGLRVPQAVGDFMILDAVRESGGMAMSAPEGDISKWMQLANSMEGIAVCPETSVCLGVLDQLMGQGKVKLKDRVLIFNTGAAQKYPESVSAEVPRIDLNAPMNWGALG
- a CDS encoding Gfo/Idh/MocA family oxidoreductase, encoding MARKIRMGFIGVGSMGFSHLQLFHKDCGKQAEAVALSARDAGRIQRAKTIAPEMTLFKNEKDLIQSDLDAVVISSPNFTHVPLALAALKTDKHVFLEKPIGITSAECQKLLRASQRSDRVLMIGHELRYSPYFAKFKTLIDGGAIGTPRMTWCKEFRGPFQPKSRDWIQDRRKSGGCLVDKNCHHFDLMNWWLGARPKRVCAFGSNAVNRVIPDPNQAHDHATVSWEYDNGAKGTLHLSLFAHEPPKETLEMGIVGDAGVLQTDLDNLKILHWKKGHDKPRAISVKAKRGIGWGGHLGFAEMHPAFIRAIRKNETPLTSVANTLDGSLLAIAAEESIRKKQTITIK
- a CDS encoding MFS transporter: MGEPAGKHWYSGITRYQWVILVIACAGWVFDVYEGQIFNLTRGEMLNDLLSGITDDKVRAAKVDMWGDWFLAAFLLGGTAGGLLFGSLADRYGRRPIMIATILTYSLFSGLTYFATDLWQIAALRFFVAMGVGGEWAVAASLVAEIFPKHARTHAASIFHASSVLGTWMAALAGMAVGAQWRYAYLIGILPALLVVWVRATVKEPERWKKAADNSKSNAGSYRELFKHSKWRKHALLGMMLAAVGLASFWAVVIATQGLAKEMLLAEGASVAEAAKQSKFAYGIVQTTGAGVGLLLFGPICARIGRHKAFILGHLGAFLVVPVICFLPQNYNQLLWLLPVFGFFTLCMHAGYAVYFPELFPNHLRATGTSFCFNVGRIVAAPMLILSGIVKSIEGFAIRDALSLLGTTFLLGLVAIAYLPETKGKDLPE
- the carA gene encoding glutamine-hydrolyzing carbamoyl-phosphate synthase small subunit, with product MAILALEDGTVFHGQGFGAHATACGEVCFNTSMTGYQEILTDPSYKGQIVTMTYPEIGNYGVNPDDIESYQPHVSGFVVRELSPVVSNWRARQSLDDYLKENGIPGMEGIDTRALTKKLRVRGAMNGVISTEVISEAAAKQRAAEWPGLVGADYAKEVTHAEAFDWETHEQSSEEFAIPIGNDPAPHPPALPPADVPIVAYDFGIKYNILRCLRRHGFRVHVVPASTTAEAVLKLNPAGVFLSNGPGDPAALDYAVKAVADLVRHGIPIFGICLGHQILGQALGGSTFKLKFGHRGANQPVKDLESGQIEITSQNHGFAVDSLTLPEEIQADRINLNDQTIEGLRHRSKPIFSVQYHPEASPGPHDSNGLFGRFREMTTQA
- a CDS encoding thioredoxin family protein, translating into MKKVIALTTLFALSLSLTAGEGWLTNIEKAKETAKKEGKTVLVEFTGSDWCPPCKALKKNVFNTDEFKAYAKKNLVLVELDFPRDKTKVTKEQAAYNREQAKAFSIRGYPTIILMDAEGKELTKKVGYGRTSAAKYIESLKKAAK